A genomic stretch from Aedes albopictus strain Foshan chromosome 2, AalbF5, whole genome shotgun sequence includes:
- the LOC115266869 gene encoding 72 kDa type IV collagenase-like, protein MLVSNVLLLLVLTIFDGQTRGAPIEHRLEDVLIFDRDPDQPSKTVELADPTKPIEIPSISRDDAEVILKGLGYNESEPDDFGVSKRFNFGQDLSFEEMVRNFQRSVGLEETGQLNDETKVTMAAPHCGITSAEKRGGVARWTKRLISYRIRDYPAGASSSFVRSMMKRAFNEWSKVTNLDFVESNDRSADIEVNFGGDSHNRRDRRCTFQSSLTMAHAYPPEDGDVHFNSQYFFENSKYREDFLDTAMHEIGHSLGLAHSDEKGALMYRSSLSRFMEPQPDDVRRIQELYGSRRGGRALGNTAAPRFCTVTKYDAVVDDSTGRWAVLAGKYYYDSDVNNPTGKLISSRWPGLPGNIDAAFRYPDGRVYFFKGDRFWRYRGNRLDAGYPRRISEGFPGLPNNIDGAFVDSRNKIFALKQNKYWVYNSNEDTTPSFALSSLGLPRNVDAAVGTGKSFVVFRGRNFYRFQNGKFKEFRNKWMECR, encoded by the exons ATGCTCGTCAGTAATGTGCTTTTGCTTCTGGTTCTAACCATTTTCGATGGTCAAACTCGTGGTGCCCCTATAGAACATAGATTGGAAGATGTGTTGATATTCGATAGAGATCCCGATCAACCTTCGAAAACGGTCGAGCTTGCAGATCCAACGAAACCAATTGAAATTCCTTCGATATCCCGAGACGATGCAGAG GTGATACTGAAGGGACTTGGCTATAACGAATCCGAGCCGGACGACTTCGGAGTGTCAAAAAGATTCAACTTCGGTCAGGATCTATCGTTTGAGGAAATGGTGCGAAACTTTCAGAGATCGGTTGGCTTGGAAGAAACCGGACAGTTGAACGATGAAACCAAAGTGACTATGGCAGCTCCACACTGCGGAATAACAAGTGCGGAGAAACGGGGAGGTGTCGCCAGATGGACTAAACGGTTGATAAGCTACAGAATTCGAGACTATCCAGCCGGTGCATCGTCGTCGTTTGTCCGCAGTATGATGAAGCGTGCCTTCAACGAGTGGAGTAAAGTGACGAATTTGGACTTTGTCGAAAGCAACGATCGAAGTGCAGATATCGAAGTCAACTTTGGAGGAGACTCACATAACAGACGGGACAGGCGGTGCACGTTCCAAAGTTCCTTAACGATGGCACATGCGTACCCTCCGGAAGACGGGGATGTGCACTTCAACTCCCaatactttttcgaaaattcaaaaTATAGGGAAGATTTCCTAGACACCGCAATGCACGAAATCGGTCACTCTCTGGGATTGGCACACTCAGACGAGAAAGGGGCTCTGATGTATCGATCGAGCTTGTCCCGCTTCATGGAACCACAGCCTGACGATGTGAGG CGAATACAAGAACTATACGGATCCCGCAGAGGTGGTCGAGCGCTCGGTAATACTGCAGCCCCTCGGTTCTGCACCGTTACCAAATACGACGCCGTTGTCGATGATTCCACCGGAAGATGGGCGGTTCTAGCTGGCAAGTATTACTACGATTCGGATGTCAACAATCCCACTGGCAAGCTCATATCGAGCCGATGGCCCGGCTTACCCGGGAACATTGATGCGGCCTTCCGATACCCCGACGGACGGGTGTACTTCTTCAAGGGTGACCGCTTCTGGCGGTACCGGGGCAACCGACTGGATGCTGGCTATCCACGGAGGATCTCCGAAGGCTTCCCTGGACTGCCGAACAACATTGACGGAGCGTTCGTTGATTCGCGAAACAAGATCTTTGCACTGAAGCAAAACAAGTACTGGGTGTACAATTCGAATGAGGACACCACACCGTCCTTTGCGTTGAGTTCTTTGGGTTTGCCGAGAAACGTAGATGCAGCAGTGGGAACGGGAAAATCGTTCGTTGTTTTCAGAGGAAGAAATTTTTACAGGTTTCAAAACGGTAAATTTAAGGAGTTTAGAAATAAATGGATGGAATGTAGATAA